A stretch of the Comamonas testosteroni TK102 genome encodes the following:
- the rpmH gene encoding 50S ribosomal protein L34, protein MKRTYQPSKIRRARTHGFLVRMKTKGGRAVINARRAKGRKRLAV, encoded by the coding sequence ATGAAACGTACTTACCAACCTTCCAAGATCCGCCGCGCCCGTACCCACGGTTTCCTGGTCCGCATGAAGACCAAGGGTGGCCGTGCCGTGATCAACGCACGTCGCGCCAAGGGCCGCAAGCGTCTGGCCGTCTAA